A DNA window from Theobroma cacao cultivar B97-61/B2 chromosome 5, Criollo_cocoa_genome_V2, whole genome shotgun sequence contains the following coding sequences:
- the LOC18598909 gene encoding uncharacterized protein LOC18598909: MAKLNSLSILVALVSSMVAASMLPSPVAAEVINIAPSPYADGFQLTIPPEPEPGFYQFLEECTKKMSQKCGQNVVGSIFGDTVTSDQCCQELVRMGKTCHDDMVKFFVSLPELKLNASDVYAEGEQVWNDCVSRAASPSPSPSL; this comes from the coding sequence ATGGCAAAACTTAACAGTCTCTCCATCTTGGTGGCTTTGGTCTCATCCATGGTAGCAGCTTCCATGCTCCCAAGCCCTGTTGCTGCCGAGGTAATCAACATTGCCCCATCTCCTTACGCAGACGGTTTCCAGCTTACAATCCCTCCGGAGCCTGAACCTGGTTTCTACCAATTTCTAGAGGAATGCACCAAAAAGATGAGTCAAAAATGTGGGCAAAACGTTGTCGGAAGCATTTTTGGAGATACAGTTACTAGTGATCAATGTTGCCAGGAGCTTGTTCGTATGGGAAAAACTTGCCACGATGACATGGTCAAGTTTTTCGTGTCACTGCCTGAGTTGAAGCTTAATGCTTCTGATGTTTACGCTGAAGGGGAGCAAGTTTGGAATGACTGTGTCAGCAGAGCTGCATCACCTTCACCTTCACCTTCTCTTTAA
- the LOC108661977 gene encoding uncharacterized protein LOC108661977 → MSGLNTDIVAHKLPLKLECKPIKQKLRRMKPEMLLKIKEEVKKQFDAGFLEVAKYPEWVANIVPVPKKMGNLKNAGVTYQRAMVTLFHDMMHKEVEVYVDDMIVKARKTEDHATNLERLFKRLRKFQLRLNPAKCTFGITSGKLLGFIISERGIKVDPDKLLRKHNLGAWNEECQVAFDKVKEYLLSPLVLVPPVAKRPLFLYLTVNEGSMGCVLGQHDKTGKKERAVYYLSKKFTKYESKYSSLEKMCCALAWTVYRLWQYMLYHTTWLITELDPIKYIFEKPSLSGIVARWQVLLSEYDITYVSQKAIKGSAIAYFLAERVEEDYEPMEFEFPDEDLMSVCQTNEEESNEKENWKMFFDGASNALMHGIEAVLVSPEGDHYPVIAKLNFYYINNVAEYEACFIGLQATIERKIHVLEVYGDSALVIYQLRGEWETCDSKLI, encoded by the exons ATGTCGGGACTCAATACAGACATTGTAGCCCATAAATTACCTTTGAAACTCGAATGCAAACCAATTAAGCAAAAGTTGAGAAGGATGAAACCTGAAATgctgttaaaaattaaggaagaGGTGAAAAAGCAGTTCGATGCAGGATTCTTGGAAGTAGCTAAGTACCCTGAATGGGTTGCAAATATTGTCCCAGTGCCTAAAAAGATGGGAAA TTTGAAGAATGCTGGGGTAACTTATCAACGAGCCATGGTGACTCTTTTCCATGACATGATGCACAAAGAGGTTGAggtgtatgtggatgatatgatTGTAAAAGCTCGCAAAACAGAGGACCATGCGACCAATCTTGAAAGGTTATTTAAGAGGTTACGAAAGTTTCAGCTCAGATTAAATCCGGCAAAGTGCACTTTTGGGATCACTTCAGGAAAGTTACTTGGTTTCATCATTAGTGAAAGAGGAATAAAAGTTGACCCGGATAAA CTCCTTCGCAAACACAATCTTGGGGCATGGAACGAGGAGTGCCAAGTTGCTTTTGACAAGGTTAAAGAATATCTATTGAGTCCGCTAGTGTTGGTACCACCTGTGGCCAAGAGACCCCTCTTTTTGTACTTGACAGTAAATGAAGGATCCATGGGATGTGTGTTAGGACAGCATGATAAAACtggtaagaaagaaagagcagTTTACTACTTGAGTAAAAAGTTCACTAAGTACGAGTCCAAGTATTCCTCGTTGGAAAAGATGTGTTGTGCTTTAGCATGGACGGTGTATCGACTCTGGCAGTACATGCTATATCATACCACTTGGCTCATTACAGAGTTGGATCCTATTAAATACATCTTTGAGAAACCATCCTTGTCAGGTATAGTGGCAAGATGGCAAGTATTATTGTCTGAATATGATATTACATATGTGTCCCAAAAAGCTATCAAAGGAAGTGCAATTGCATATTTTCTAGCAGAAAGGGTGGAGGAGGATTATGAACCAATGGAGTTTGAGTTCCCAGATGAGGACCTGATGTCGGTTTGTCAAACAAATGAGGAGGAATCAAATGAGAAAGAGAATTGGAAGATGTTTTTCGATGGAGCTTCAAATGCTTTAATGCATGGCATAGAAGCCGTGTTAGTGTCACCAGAAGGAGATCATTATCCCGTCATAGCCAAACTCAACTTCTATTACATTAATAATGTGGCTGAATATGAAGCTTGTTTCATAGGTCTTCAGGCAACAATCGAGAggaaaattcatgttttggAAGTGTATGGGGATTCTgctttggtcatttatcagtTGCGAGGAGAATGGGAGACATGTGACTCGAAGTTAATCTAG